From Myotis daubentonii chromosome 15, mMyoDau2.1, whole genome shotgun sequence, one genomic window encodes:
- the PMIS2 gene encoding transmembrane protein PMIS2 — translation MTSQKSSKIPAAPDSPAAEAPAAGAPAAGAPAAAHVPPGEDQKLPEPTQTAEELEFYAPNYICLTILATICFFPLGCLAIYFSRKTTKANKKSNWEEAYINSGRTGWMDVFAILIGLGILYYYALFL, via the exons ATGACCTCTCAGAAATCGAGCAAGATCCCAGCCGCCCCAGATTCCCCAGCCGCAGAAGCCCCAGCCGCAGGAGCCCCAGCCGCAGGAGCCCCAGCCGCCGCCCATGTCCCACCTGGGGAGGATCAAAAGCTGCCAGAGCCTACACAAACAGCTGAAGAACTAGAATTTTATGCCCCGAATTACATATGTCTGACCATCCTGGCCACAATTTGTTTCTTTCCCCTAGGATGTCTAGCTATATACTTCAGTCGAAAG ACCACGAAGGCTAACAAGAAAAGCAATTGGGAAGAAGCTTACATCAACTCAGGCCGAACTGGCTGGATGGATGTATTTGCCATACTCATCGGTTTAGGCATCCTTTATTACTATGCTCTGTTTTTATGA